TTAGAAGTATGAAGTATAAAGTATGAAGTATGAAGTGGAAAATTAGTTTTAGACTTCATTCTTGACACTTGATCCCTACTTAGGCTTGCCCATCACCCCCAGCAAATGGGATGATGGGTAATACCTGCTTAGAGCGATCCAGAGCATCAAATTTCCATCTCACCTAATCAGTGCTAACCCGTAGTTCAATAAAATAGATCATGCCTGTTGCAACCCAATCACTCGAAGAACTTTGTATTAATTCCATTCGTTTTCTAGCAATTGATGCTGTAGAAAAGGCGAAATCAGGACATCCAGGGCTACCAATGGGCGCTGCTCCAATGGCGTTTGTGCTCTGGAATCACTTTCTGCGGGTCAACCCCAAAAATCCTTATTGGTTTAACCGCGATCGCTTTGTGCTGTCTGCTGGTCACGGTTCCATGTTGCAGTATGCTCTGCTATACCTAGCAGGCTTTGACAGCGTGACAATGGATGACATCAAGCAGTTCCGTCAGTGGGAATCTAAAACCCCTGGACACCCTGAAAACTTTATGACTCCAGGGGTGGAAGTTACTACTGGGCCACTCGGTCAAGGAATTTCTAACGCGGTTGGTTTAGCGATCGCAGAAGCTCACCTAGCCGCTAAGTTTAACAAACCCGACCACACCATCGTAGACCACTACACCTATGTAATTATGGGCGATGGTTGCCACATGGAAGGCGTTTCTGGTGAAGCTTGCTCTTTAGCAGGTCACTTGAAACTTGGTAAGCTCATTGCTCTGTACGATGATAATCACATTTCTATTGATGGTTCTACAGACTTAGCTTTCACTGAAGATGTTGGTAAGCGCTTTGAAGCTTACGGCTGGCACGTTCTCACAGTAGAAGACGGTAACACTGATATTGATGCGATTCATAAGGCAATTGAAGCTGCTAAAGCTGTCACTGATAAGCCTTCAATGATTAAAGTTCGCACTACCATTGGTTACGGTTCTCCCAAAAAAGCTAATACCGCAGGTGTTCACGGTGCAGCTTTGGGTGGCGATGAAGTGCAAGCTACTCGCCAACAACTAGGCTGGGAATACGAACCTTTTGAAATTCCTGAAGATGCCCTCAACTATTGGCGCAAGGCAGTTGAGCGTGGCGCTAAGTATGAGGAAGAGTGGAATAACAACTGGGAAAATTACAAAGCTAAGTACAGCGCTGAAGCTGAAGAATTTGCACGACTGCTAAGTCGCAAACTGACTGAAGGATGGGAAAAATCTTTACCCACCTTCACCCCAGAAGACAAGGCAGATGCTACTCGCAATCACTCTGGTAAATGCTTGAATGCTTTAGCTGGAGTATTGCCTGAGATTATTGGTGGTTCTGCTGACTTAGCTCACTCCTGCATGACATTACTGAAATCTTCAGGAGATTTCCAACCAGGTCATTACGAAAATACCAACATTCGCTTTGGTGTGCGCGAACACGGTATGGGAGCGATTTGTAATGGTATTGCTCTCCACAATTCAGGTTTAATTCCCTACGGTGCTACCTTCTTGGTGTTCGCAGACTATATGCGGGCAGCAATTCGGATCTCAGCTTTATCTAATGCTGGTGTGATTTGGGTGATGACTCACGACTCCATCCAGTTAGGTGAAGATGGCCCTACCCACCAACCAATTGAAACTATCGCTTCTCTGCGGGCAATTCCTAAGTTAACCGTGATTCGTCCCGCCGATGGTAACGAAACTTCTGGTTCTTACAAGGTAGCAATTGAGGCTGCTAACCAAAACCGTCCTACCCTGCTGGCGTTGTCTCGTCTAGCACAGCCTAACTTAGCTGGTACTTCTATTGAAGGTACTGCTAAGGGTGGTTATATTATCTCCGGTGGCGAAGAAACCCCTGATATCATTCTGATTGGTACTGGTAGCGAACTTCAGCTTTGTGCTGGTGCGGCTGATAAGTTACGCGCTGAAGGCAAGAAAGTACGTGTGGTTTCTATGCCTAGCTGGGAATTATTTGACGCGCAAGATGCAGATTATCGTGAATCTGTGTTACCTAAAGCTGTCACCAAACGGTTAGCTGTAGAAGCGGCTTCTAGCTTCGGCTGGTGTCGTTATGTCGGCACTGAAGGTGACATGGTGAGCATCGATCGCTTCGGTGTTTCCGCGCCAGGGCCAGTTGCTTTAGATAAGTTTGGCTTCAACGTTGATAATGTGTTAGCTAGGGCTAAGGCATTGTTGGGTTAATACTCATCTCAATTAATTTGATCTAGATTGAAATAGGGTGGGCGTTGCTCACCCTATTTGTTTTGTTTGAATTGCAGGTATAGCAACCGCCAAGGCGGTTTGGACAAAATAAATTCTAAAACCCTTGATAACAAAGCCTTTCAAAAAAGCTGACTGCTGATAGCTGACTGCTGACCGCTATAAGTTACGGCAGAAGTTTGTTTACAGTCTTTGAATGCGCTCAACTCGCTGAGGACTAGGGATTTGGACTGACCACCGTTGGGGTGTTGCTCCTTGAAATTGAATTTTTTGGGAATCTAGCGTGTAACCGGGCTGTAGTTCAATCACTAAGCGAGTAGTGCTGTCATCAAGTTGTCCTACTCTTAGAGATGAAATTGTCCCATTCAAGCGCTGTTTTACTGTTGGCTGCTCAAAGTTTGTACCTGGTAAATCAATTACTAAGCGCGTAGGCTCAAATATGAGCATCGCTTTCGGCTGAACTCTAGAGTTGGTTCTAAAGCTGAGTCGATTAGTATTAGGTTCAAAACGCCAGTCTACAAGTTGACCTGCTTTGGCGGGTAGTGAAAATACAATAAAGCTCAAGCAACTGATTAGTATCCAGTTCAATCTCATTCTCATCACCTACTTGGTATAAAGTACCTTGTTGTATACAACAAGATTTAAAAGATATTAGCCAATAACTAATGGGTAAATATATATTTATCTGAATTTAGGAAAAGACACAACAGTATGCTGTAATTGATTTCGCTATGACCAACGAAACCCAACTATTATTGTTTTTTGGATAAATAATTGTTCTGTGCGATCGCATCTTCCTCAATCACATTTTATAAGTATGTAGAAAACGCGATCGCATTTGCTAAATGTTTTTTAATCCCTTGCGATCAATACAATAGGGTTGTGTAGCCAAATATTCCTGTTCAGCGAGGATATTTGGGTTATAGTCTATTCCTACAAACTGAGGTAGTAAGTTTACAGGTTAGTTAGAATATAAAAAAATTATCTAATCAAACGGGATTGGGGATTAGAGAGATATTAAATGATATTCTAACTTGTTTAATATGGCGCATATAAGACAAAGGATATTAACAATAATTTTAATTTTCTTGCTGGCGGTATTGTCTGGTTGTACATCAGCACAAGCTGCATCTGATATGTTTGAATCGCGGATTTCTAGATTGGAAGTTGATAATTATCAATTGCGATCGCAACTCTACCAGCTAGAATCCCAGCTAGATGCAATCAGCCAGTCACAGAATCGCATAGCCCAAGGAAATAGGACAGCACCCCCAGCTTTTCCTCAAATAAGCAAACAAAGGTTATCCAACGATCAAATGCTTGACCGTCTTGCAACTTTAGTTATCGAACTCAAGCAGCGAATATCTAAGCTAGAGGTACAAGTGACTGAATTGAAGAAAAAAGTCTCTTGAGTATATAATTGCCAATAAATACTTTTTTTGTAATTTCACTCAATCTTAAAAAACTCTCAAGATTTTTCTAACTTAGTACCGCACATTTTGCAAAAACGCGCATCTGTATCATGGGACGACAAACCACAAATAGAACAAATATTTTCTATCTGATTAGCATTTGTATTTGTCACTAAATGTTTAATTAAATCACTTAATTGCCAAGGGATGAGAGCAATTCCTGTCAAAATCATTAATAGCGTTATTAATCTACCTACTTCTGAACTTGGAGTAACATCGCCGAAACCAACTGTTGTCATAGTTACGACAGAAAAATACACAGCATCCAAAAAGGTTACAAAAACTGTAGGGTTAACGGGATGCTCAACTTGATATATTAAGCCTGAGTAAACAAAAATTATTGCAAATAACGTAAATAATATTGTCGCAACAATTACGCGATCTTCTGAGCTAATTCTACCAAATAAGGTTTTATTTTCTAGATAGCGAATCAACTTTAAAATTCTAAACCATCTAAAAATTCTTACAAAACTAATATCTACAACTCCAGTTAAAAAGGGTAGAATTGCGATTAAATCAATAATTGAATAAAAACTAAAGATATACTTAATCTTATTAGGAGCGCACCATAAGCGTAGTAAATATTCGTATGCAAATATTAACAAAATAGCCCAATCAATAATTTCTAGATTAAGCCTGACATAATCTGGTAGGGGATATGTTTCTATAACAAAAATTACTGAAGATAGTAAAACTAATCCTGTAATACTGAGATTAATTAATTTTCCCAGAGGAGTTTCAATGTCTTCTAAATAAAAAGCAATTTTTTCTTTGATTGACATAACTTAGGGTGGATAACCATTACCTCCACCCCAATTAAAACTGATAAATCTGTTGATATTTAAGATATAGGTGAAAAGTTTTTATTTTACTACTGTAACTGGCGTTCCAATTTTTACTTGCTTGAACAATTCTTGAACATCTCTGTTGTACATTCTAATACAACCATGAGAGGCAGCTTTACCGATTGAAGCAGTGCTAGGCGTACCATGAAAACCAATCCAATTTTTACCATTTGTCCAAAAACCAATCCAGTATTGACCTAGTGGATTTTTGGAAGTTCCGCCTGGAATAACTGCACCTGTAAATGGGCTAATCCAAGTAGGATTACGCACCATATTCTTTACTTTAAATTTACCAGTAGGAGTTTCCCAACCGCGCCTTCCTACTGCTACACGATAGCTTTTAATTGGTTTTTTCCCTTGATATAAGGTAACTTTACGAGTACTAAGTTTTATTTCTAAACGCTTCAAATTTTTTGCTGGTTTAGAAAGTGTATTTCTAGATTTAGAAACGCTAGGTTTCGCGGTTGGGTTAGCGGCTAATAAAGGTTCAGGTTTTGTAATCAAACCAATTACTAGCAGTAAGAAAAGTAGTTTTAATGAAGCTTCGATACAATTAAATTTTTTCATGCTTGTTACCCTTAAATTTATCAAAATAACGCTCTAATGGGATTGGTGTATTGACTTGATGCTTGCTCGTTGTTGAGTTCAGAGTTAGGTTTATCTGTGGCTAATATAGAATTTAATAAATTTAAAACTTCTTCTTTAGTAGCGTAACTATCAAAAGCTTGAGATTGAAAGGGAATAGAAGTATTATTACGATTTTCTGGATAAATTACTTCATAAGGATCTTCAATCCAGGGTCTAACTTTGTCGCCTATTAACTTTTCTCTAAATGATCTAATTCCTGCGGCGTGACGTGCTTCTACGCTGTGAATTTCTATGG
Above is a genomic segment from Oculatellaceae cyanobacterium containing:
- the tkt gene encoding transketolase, coding for MPVATQSLEELCINSIRFLAIDAVEKAKSGHPGLPMGAAPMAFVLWNHFLRVNPKNPYWFNRDRFVLSAGHGSMLQYALLYLAGFDSVTMDDIKQFRQWESKTPGHPENFMTPGVEVTTGPLGQGISNAVGLAIAEAHLAAKFNKPDHTIVDHYTYVIMGDGCHMEGVSGEACSLAGHLKLGKLIALYDDNHISIDGSTDLAFTEDVGKRFEAYGWHVLTVEDGNTDIDAIHKAIEAAKAVTDKPSMIKVRTTIGYGSPKKANTAGVHGAALGGDEVQATRQQLGWEYEPFEIPEDALNYWRKAVERGAKYEEEWNNNWENYKAKYSAEAEEFARLLSRKLTEGWEKSLPTFTPEDKADATRNHSGKCLNALAGVLPEIIGGSADLAHSCMTLLKSSGDFQPGHYENTNIRFGVREHGMGAICNGIALHNSGLIPYGATFLVFADYMRAAIRISALSNAGVIWVMTHDSIQLGEDGPTHQPIETIASLRAIPKLTVIRPADGNETSGSYKVAIEAANQNRPTLLALSRLAQPNLAGTSIEGTAKGGYIISGGEETPDIILIGTGSELQLCAGAADKLRAEGKKVRVVSMPSWELFDAQDADYRESVLPKAVTKRLAVEAASSFGWCRYVGTEGDMVSIDRFGVSAPGPVALDKFGFNVDNVLARAKALLG
- a CDS encoding AMIN domain-containing protein; the encoded protein is MRLNWILISCLSFIVFSLPAKAGQLVDWRFEPNTNRLSFRTNSRVQPKAMLIFEPTRLVIDLPGTNFEQPTVKQRLNGTISSLRVGQLDDSTTRLVIELQPGYTLDSQKIQFQGATPQRWSVQIPSPQRVERIQRL
- a CDS encoding ion transporter yields the protein MSIKEKIAFYLEDIETPLGKLINLSITGLVLLSSVIFVIETYPLPDYVRLNLEIIDWAILLIFAYEYLLRLWCAPNKIKYIFSFYSIIDLIAILPFLTGVVDISFVRIFRWFRILKLIRYLENKTLFGRISSEDRVIVATILFTLFAIIFVYSGLIYQVEHPVNPTVFVTFLDAVYFSVVTMTTVGFGDVTPSSEVGRLITLLMILTGIALIPWQLSDLIKHLVTNTNANQIENICSICGLSSHDTDARFCKMCGTKLEKS
- a CDS encoding L,D-transpeptidase; this translates as MKKFNCIEASLKLLFLLLVIGLITKPEPLLAANPTAKPSVSKSRNTLSKPAKNLKRLEIKLSTRKVTLYQGKKPIKSYRVAVGRRGWETPTGKFKVKNMVRNPTWISPFTGAVIPGGTSKNPLGQYWIGFWTNGKNWIGFHGTPSTASIGKAASHGCIRMYNRDVQELFKQVKIGTPVTVVK